Within Actinobaculum sp. 313, the genomic segment GTGAGGCCGGTGCGGTCGATATCCAGGCAGAGAACTGCTGGAGCGGACATTTCAACATTGATATGCACGGGTTGGCGAGACATCAGGGCGCCGGAGATCTCCCGTCGACGCATGGCTTGGAACAGTAATGTGGGAATTGTGCAGTTGAGAGCACTGATCCGTTCGAGAGCGGTCAGTTCGCCATACGGTGAGTTGAATAGCGCACCGGGGCAGGGCGGTTTTTGGCATCTCTGGCGATGAATGTCTGCAATGGCGGCGAGGCTGACCGGTGTGACACCTCCTGCGTCGTGAAGCAAGACCCGCGTACCCTCTAAGCGTGCGGTCCGGGCCTGGGGAGCGGTTGCGATCTCGGCAACGCGCGACGGGAGGAAGCTGCTGTAGAGCAGGTCGAGGATTTCGTCGCGTTCAAGCCACTGTGCGGTTGCCAACGCGTGAACTGCGCAAGCTGTGATTTGCACGCTGGGGTCTGGGGCCTGCTTTTCAATGGATAGGCGCACGTCCATCGGTTCGTCGCTACACAGATCGGTGAGGGATGCATCGTCCGCTGCTGTCGCCGCGATATAGACGCTGCCATCGGCACCCAAGCCATGCGCGAGGGAGGAGATGGTAACAATTGGGTCCACGTGGTAGGCGACGAGGGTGGCCTTCCCCGCTCCGGCTAGAAGACGCTGGGCAATTGACAGGCTGCGGGCTTCCCACACGTGGGTGCATACCGCGCTGCGGTCGGGCGAGAGCGTCAGATCAGGATTCACCGCTCAGCCCTCGCTCGCATTCGAGTAGTCTCCATAGGGTAAGGCTAGCCTGACTGGGTAGGGTGCCGTCAAGGCATCGCACGAATTTGGTCATGAAGAGTAGCTTTCCTGTACTCTATGGAAGAATTAACACGGAAAACACCGCGTTTAGCCGGTAGGGCAGGCGTATTGGTTGTGTGGTGAATCGCAGCGGATTGTCTCCGCGTCGGTTTGTCGCGAGTTCAAAGGAGGGGATATGGCAAAACGTACACCGGTCGCCGAGGCCAGTCTTCACGGCAATATAGCCGCGGAGGTTCCGGTTGTCAGGGAGTCGACGACGTCGCGGGTGGTTCTGGACAACCGCCTGCTGCGAGTGGTCGAGTTTACCTTCGATGCGGGCGAATTACTCACGGAACACTCTTCGCCTCGCGCGGTGGTCGTCCAGCTGCTGGAAGGCGAGATGAGTTTCTCGTTGGAAGGGGAGCAGCGAACGCTTCATCCCGCCGACGTTGTTTACCTCGCGCCCGGAGCCAAGCATGCGCTGGTTGCCAAGACTGCGTGCCGGATGAGTCTGGTCATGGTGGATGTCACCGAGGTGCCGGAAGAGGTTCTTCATGGCTGAGGCCGAAGCTGATCACAAACTGCAAGGGCATTGGCTGCTGGCGTCTCTCGGGAAGAGGGTGCTGCGCCCGGGTGGGCTGGGGTTGACCCGCAGACTGTTGAGTGCGGCGGCTCTGGGTGGCAATGACAGAATCGTGGAGTTCGGTCCGGGTGTCGGCAAGACGGCAGCCTTGTTGCTTGAGGCGCATCCTGCCTCATATGTGGGTGTCGATCCGAATCCGGAGGGTCGTCGGCAACTGGAAGCCGTGCTCGCCTGGCACTCCAACGTGCAGATCGTGGTTGCGGACGCCGCCGAGACGGGACTGCCGGACGGAAGTGCGGATCTCGTTCTGGGAGAAGCGATGCTCACCATGTGCGGGCCGGAGGACAAGGCTGCGATTGTCGGTGAGGCCGCGCGCATACTGGCTCCCGGAGGTCGCTACGCCATCCACGAGCTAGCACTGACCGATACTGCGCCCGACCCGGAGCCGTCGACGGATCGGGGTGAAACAGGGCGTGCCATCTCGCGTGAGATCAAGGTGGGGGCGCGTCCCCTGAAGATTCAGGCGTGGAAGAAGCTTCTGGAGAACGCGGGGCTGACCGTTGAATGGTCGGGGACCGCACCCATGCACCTGCTCGAAC encodes:
- a CDS encoding cupin domain-containing protein gives rise to the protein MAKRTPVAEASLHGNIAAEVPVVRESTTSRVVLDNRLLRVVEFTFDAGELLTEHSSPRAVVVQLLEGEMSFSLEGEQRTLHPADVVYLAPGAKHALVAKTACRMSLVMVDVTEVPEEVLHG
- a CDS encoding class I SAM-dependent methyltransferase; this encodes MAEAEADHKLQGHWLLASLGKRVLRPGGLGLTRRLLSAAALGGNDRIVEFGPGVGKTAALLLEAHPASYVGVDPNPEGRRQLEAVLAWHSNVQIVVADAAETGLPDGSADLVLGEAMLTMCGPEDKAAIVGEAARILAPGGRYAIHELALTDTAPDPEPSTDRGETGRAISREIKVGARPLKIQAWKKLLENAGLTVEWSGTAPMHLLEPSRLVADEGICGAARFAWRLMHRPEARKRVFAMRRSFRAHGDDLIAVAIVARKVQVKAEAGDTAGDAAAARRE